A genomic stretch from Primulina huaijiensis isolate GDHJ02 chromosome 14, ASM1229523v2, whole genome shotgun sequence includes:
- the LOC140956778 gene encoding uncharacterized protein isoform X2 — translation MERNLLSGAADDLMLWNAEVSSLTRGDILRRLANVTPDDCTAWTNEKHNSYLNNLEVSFVAQLHESRDLVNKNMTQKKPINSPEQGFQKLSDTQKHSSGKGFISHGLATCSQEASAMNLYHSNSFDSMKEGTGQNYVKEDNDKPNLRSGLKKIKPA, via the exons ATGGAACGAAATCTCCTGTCCGGCGCCGCTGATGATTTGATGCTGTGGAACGCCGAGGTGTCGTCCTTGACCCGCGGAGATATATTGCGTCGCCTCGCGAACGTTACTCCG GACGATTGCACGGCATGGACGAATGAGAAGCACAACTCATATCTTAATAATTTGGAAGTGTCGTTTGTCGCACAGCTTCACGAGTCAAGGGATTTGGTAAACAAGAACATGACTCAAAAGAAGCCAATAAATTCTCCCGAGCAG GGCTTTCAGAAGCTTTCCGATACTCAAAAACATTCAAGCGGAAAAGGGTTTATATCTCATGGATTGGCTACATGTTCACAGGAAGCTTCTGCCATGAACCTGTACCATTCCAATTCTTTTGACTCGATGAAAG AGGGCACGGGTCAGAATTATGTGAAAGAAGATAATGACAAACCAAATCTCAGGTCTGGGCTGAAAAAGATTAAACCAGCATAA
- the LOC140956778 gene encoding cold-regulated protein 28-like isoform X1: protein MERNLLSGAADDLMLWNAEVSSLTRGDILRRLANVTPDDCTAWTNEKHNSYLNNLEVSFVAQLHESRDLVNKNMTQKKPINSPEQYGCWQNIDHRRYEPLSCPSADSHNLMKNSRIYYYKNLGIHHPSPSADLQGFQKLSDTQKHSSGKGFISHGLATCSQEASAMNLYHSNSFDSMKEGTGQNYVKEDNDKPNLRSGLKKIKPA, encoded by the exons ATGGAACGAAATCTCCTGTCCGGCGCCGCTGATGATTTGATGCTGTGGAACGCCGAGGTGTCGTCCTTGACCCGCGGAGATATATTGCGTCGCCTCGCGAACGTTACTCCG GACGATTGCACGGCATGGACGAATGAGAAGCACAACTCATATCTTAATAATTTGGAAGTGTCGTTTGTCGCACAGCTTCACGAGTCAAGGGATTTGGTAAACAAGAACATGACTCAAAAGAAGCCAATAAATTCTCCCGAGCAG TATGGCTGTTGGCAAAACATCGATCATAGGAGATATGAGCCGCTTTCATGTCCTTCAGCTGATTCTCACAACCTTATGAAAAATTCACGgatatattattataagaatCTGGGGATTCACCATCCTTCACCATCAGCTGACTTGCAGGGCTTTCAGAAGCTTTCCGATACTCAAAAACATTCAAGCGGAAAAGGGTTTATATCTCATGGATTGGCTACATGTTCACAGGAAGCTTCTGCCATGAACCTGTACCATTCCAATTCTTTTGACTCGATGAAAG AGGGCACGGGTCAGAATTATGTGAAAGAAGATAATGACAAACCAAATCTCAGGTCTGGGCTGAAAAAGATTAAACCAGCATAA
- the LOC140957692 gene encoding ABSCISIC ACID-INSENSITIVE 5-like protein 6 isoform X3 — protein MGTYLNFKYFWDTANSGGKPTVGSYAQLYSPGAKGLAVGMTKPVNSNRDQGGTTRIIDRLHYGSAVVRSAPPPRNNLRSEAPVKSKKDPPTLSPTLYNFGEDGEKKSSSSLENVMERRQMRMIKNRESASRSRARKQAYTLELESEVAKLREMNRELQKKQEEFEEMLKNQMLESTPWGGKRRCLRRTLTGPW, from the exons ATGGGGACGTACCTGAACTTCAAGTACTTCTGGGATACTGCAAATTCAGGAGGGAAGCCTACCG TTGGAAGCTATGCGCAGCTATATAGCCCAGGAGCAAAGGGATTGGCTGTAGGAATGACAAAGCCGGTCAACAGCAATAGAGATCAAGGTGGAACAACAAGGATTATTGACAGACTACACTACGGTTCAGCAGTTGTGAGGAGTGCTCCGCCTCCTAGGAATAATCTGAGGTCAGAAGCTCCTGTAAAGAGTAAGAAAGACCCACCAACACTGTCCCCTACACTTTATAATTTTGGTGAAGACGGAGAAAAGAAATCATCAAGTTCTTTGGAGAACGTAATGGAGAGAAGGCAGATGAGAATGATTAAAAACAGGGAGTCTGCTTCAAGGTCACGAGCTAGAAAGCAG GCCTATACGCTGGAATTGGAATCAGAAGTGGCAAAACTCCGAGAAATGAACAGAGAGCTGCAGAAAAAACAG GAAGAATTCGAGGAGATGTTGAAAAATCAG ATGTTGGAATCGACACCCTGGGGAGGTAAAAGACGATGCTTGAGACGCACACTGACAGGACCTTGGTAA
- the LOC140957692 gene encoding ABSCISIC ACID-INSENSITIVE 5-like protein 6 isoform X1 → MEDLFKSIWTPEESQALATSTGGGDESVQFGNLQRQASLILLRTPSQKTVDEAWRDVLNEAIGVKDGCDSGGSKLQPRAPTLGKITLEEFLARTSVAKEDTRPSGISNGNEIYGSLPPSSGNYAASNSGFQQASQNNGVLGNHIASRNNMFHSSTNLRINMSVVRPSAQPPQLPQPQVRPPFLKQTNMAFSSLLQVGSYAQLYSPGAKGLAVGMTKPVNSNRDQGGTTRIIDRLHYGSAVVRSAPPPRNNLRSEAPVKSKKDPPTLSPTLYNFGEDGEKKSSSSLENVMERRQMRMIKNRESASRSRARKQAYTLELESEVAKLREMNRELQKKQEEFEEMLKNQMLESTPWGGKRRCLRRTLTGPW, encoded by the exons ATGGAGGACCTTTTTAAGAGCATTTGGACACCTGAAGAAAGCCAGGCTCTGGCAACTTCTACTGGTGGAGGAGATGAAAGTGTGCAGTTTGGAAATTTGCAACGTCAGGCTTCTTTAATATTGTTAAGGACACCCAGCCAAAAAACCGTTGATGAAGCGTGGAGGGATGTCCTCAATGAAGCTATTGGTGTGAAAGATGGATGTGATAGCGGAGGTTCAAAATTACAGCCGAGGGCGCCTACTTTAGGTAAGATCACATTGGAAGAATTTTTAGCTAGAACATCGGTGGCAAAAGAAGATACACGACCATCTGGAATATCAAACGGCAATGAAATATATGGTAGTTTACCTCCTTCAAGTGGTAACTATGCTGCTTCAAACTCAGGATTTCAACAAGCATCTCAGAACAATGGTGTCTTGGGTAATCACATTGCTTCACGTAACAACATGTTTCATAGTTCGACTAACTTGAGGATCAATATGAGCGTTGTGAGGCCGTCCGCGCAACCACCTCAGCTCCCACAACCACAAGTACGACCACCATTTCTAAAGCAAACTAACATGGCCTTTTCTTCTTTATTACAAGTTGGAAGCTATGCGCAGCTATATAGCCCAGGAGCAAAGGGATTGGCTGTAGGAATGACAAAGCCGGTCAACAGCAATAGAGATCAAGGTGGAACAACAAGGATTATTGACAGACTACACTACGGTTCAGCAGTTGTGAGGAGTGCTCCGCCTCCTAGGAATAATCTGAGGTCAGAAGCTCCTGTAAAGAGTAAGAAAGACCCACCAACACTGTCCCCTACACTTTATAATTTTGGTGAAGACGGAGAAAAGAAATCATCAAGTTCTTTGGAGAACGTAATGGAGAGAAGGCAGATGAGAATGATTAAAAACAGGGAGTCTGCTTCAAGGTCACGAGCTAGAAAGCAG GCCTATACGCTGGAATTGGAATCAGAAGTGGCAAAACTCCGAGAAATGAACAGAGAGCTGCAGAAAAAACAG GAAGAATTCGAGGAGATGTTGAAAAATCAG ATGTTGGAATCGACACCCTGGGGAGGTAAAAGACGATGCTTGAGACGCACACTGACAGGACCTTGGTAA
- the LOC140957692 gene encoding bZIP transcription factor TRAB1-like isoform X2: MEDLFKSIWTPEESQALATSTGGGDESVQFGNLQRQASLILLRTPSQKTVDEAWRDVLNEAIGVKDGCDSGGSKLQPRAPTLGKITLEEFLARTSVAKEDTRPSGISNGNEIYGSLPPSSGNYAASNSGFQQASQNNGVLVGSYAQLYSPGAKGLAVGMTKPVNSNRDQGGTTRIIDRLHYGSAVVRSAPPPRNNLRSEAPVKSKKDPPTLSPTLYNFGEDGEKKSSSSLENVMERRQMRMIKNRESASRSRARKQAYTLELESEVAKLREMNRELQKKQEEFEEMLKNQMLESTPWGGKRRCLRRTLTGPW; the protein is encoded by the exons ATGGAGGACCTTTTTAAGAGCATTTGGACACCTGAAGAAAGCCAGGCTCTGGCAACTTCTACTGGTGGAGGAGATGAAAGTGTGCAGTTTGGAAATTTGCAACGTCAGGCTTCTTTAATATTGTTAAGGACACCCAGCCAAAAAACCGTTGATGAAGCGTGGAGGGATGTCCTCAATGAAGCTATTGGTGTGAAAGATGGATGTGATAGCGGAGGTTCAAAATTACAGCCGAGGGCGCCTACTTTAGGTAAGATCACATTGGAAGAATTTTTAGCTAGAACATCGGTGGCAAAAGAAGATACACGACCATCTGGAATATCAAACGGCAATGAAATATATGGTAGTTTACCTCCTTCAAGTGGTAACTATGCTGCTTCAAACTCAGGATTTCAACAAGCATCTCAGAACAATGGTGTCTTGG TTGGAAGCTATGCGCAGCTATATAGCCCAGGAGCAAAGGGATTGGCTGTAGGAATGACAAAGCCGGTCAACAGCAATAGAGATCAAGGTGGAACAACAAGGATTATTGACAGACTACACTACGGTTCAGCAGTTGTGAGGAGTGCTCCGCCTCCTAGGAATAATCTGAGGTCAGAAGCTCCTGTAAAGAGTAAGAAAGACCCACCAACACTGTCCCCTACACTTTATAATTTTGGTGAAGACGGAGAAAAGAAATCATCAAGTTCTTTGGAGAACGTAATGGAGAGAAGGCAGATGAGAATGATTAAAAACAGGGAGTCTGCTTCAAGGTCACGAGCTAGAAAGCAG GCCTATACGCTGGAATTGGAATCAGAAGTGGCAAAACTCCGAGAAATGAACAGAGAGCTGCAGAAAAAACAG GAAGAATTCGAGGAGATGTTGAAAAATCAG ATGTTGGAATCGACACCCTGGGGAGGTAAAAGACGATGCTTGAGACGCACACTGACAGGACCTTGGTAA
- the LOC140957370 gene encoding methylcrotonoyl-CoA carboxylase beta chain, mitochondrial — protein MLSKFVRKISSSASGRWGYPESIADPTRNFCSGILPDTLDRSSDLFASNSAVMEGLVSQLHSNIQQVLNGGGAEAVKRNRKRNKLLPRERIDRLIDPGSSFLEFSQLAGHELYEDLLPSGGIITGIGPVHGKLCMFVANDPTVKGGTYYPITIKKHLRAQEIAAQCRLPCMYLVDSGGAFLPKQAEVFPDKENFGRIFYNQAVMSAEGIPQIALVLGSCTAGGAYIPAMADESVMVKGNGTIFLAGPPLVKAATGEEVSAEDLGGATVHCRTSGVSDYFAQDEEHALAIGRNIVKNLHMAGSLDGSQNTVAEYKEPLYDVKELRSIAPTDLKQSFDIRSIISRIVDGSEFDEFKKLYGTTLVTGFARIFGQPVGIIGNNGILFNESALKGAHFIELCTQRNIPLIFLQNITGFMVGSKSEANGIAKSGAKMVMAVSCAKVPKITIIVGGSFGAGNYAMCGRAYSPNFMFFWPNARISVMGGPQAAGVLSQIERANKKKAGIQWSEEEEEKFKTGVVEAYDREGSAYYSSARLWDDGVIDPADTRKILGLCVTASTNRKPEGTKFGVFRM, from the exons ATGTTGAGTAAATTTGTCCGCAAAATCTCATCATCGGCTTCGGGGAGATGGGGGTACCCGGAATCGATCGCCGACCCGACCCGAAACTTCTGCTCGGGTATCCTGCCCGACACATTGGACCGGAGCTCCGATTTGTTTGCCAGCAATTCGGCCGTAATGGAAGGCCTTGTGTCCCAGCTTCACTCCAATATTCAACAG GTGTTGAATGGTGGAGGAGCAGAGGCTGTGAAAAGGAACAGAAAAAGGAATAAGCTTCTTCCCAGAGAGAGAATTGATCGTTTGATTGATCCTGGTTCTTCGTTCCTTGAGTTTTCCCAG CTCGCTGGCCATGAACTATATGAAGACTTGTTGCCATCTGGTGGAATAATTACTGGAATTGGTCCCGTGCATGGAAAACTCTGCATGTTTGTGGCAAATGACCCCACTGTGAAGGGTGGAACATATTATCCCATCACTATCAAGAAACATCTTAGGGCACAGGAGATTGCTGCTCAATGCAGACTGCCCTGTATGTATCTTGTGGATAGTGGAGGTGCTTTCCTTCCAAAGCAGGCCGAGGTCTTTCCCGACAAAGAAAATTTTGGaagaattttctataatcaagcTGTGATGTCTGCAGAAGGTATTCCACAAATTGCATTGGTGCTTGGTTCTTGCACGGCTGGTGGGGCTTATATACCTGCTATGGCTGATGAAAGTGTAATGGTCAAAGGAAATGGTACCATTTTTCTTGCGGGGCCTCCGCTAGTGAAG GCTGCTACGGGAGAGGAAGTTTCTGCGGAAGATTTGGGGGGTGCTACAGTGCACTGTAGGACATCGGGTGTCTCTGATTACTTTGCTCAAG ACGAAGAGCATGCACTAGCTATAGGAAGGAATATAGTAAAAAATCTACATATGGCTGGGAGTTTGGATGGATCACAAAATACAGTAGCTGAATATAAGGAGCCATTGTATGATGTTAAGGAACTTCGTTCTATTGCTCCGACTGACCTCAAGCAGTCATTTGACATCCGATCAATTATTTCACGGATTGTTGACGGAAGTGAATTTGATGAATTCAAGAAACTGTATGGCACT ACGCTTGTGACAGGCTTTGCTAGAATTTTCGGGCAACCTGTTGGAATAATTGGGAACAATGGGATACTATTCAATGAATCTGCTTTAAAAGGAGCCCATTTCATTGAGCTGTGTACTCAACGTAACATCCCATTGATCTTTCTTCAAAACATCACGGGATTTATG GTTGGTTCTAAATCTGAGGCAAATGGTATAGCTAAATCCGGTGCTAAAATGGTGATGGCAGTATCTTGCGCAAAG GTTCCCAAGATTACAATTATTGTAGGTGGAAGCTTTGGAGCTGGAAATTATGCAATGTGTGGGCGTGCATACAGCCCTAACTTCATGTTTTTTTGGCCTAATGCCAGAATATCTGTGATGGGTGGACCTCAG GCTGCTGGTGTTCTGTCTCAGATAGAACGAGCAAACAAGAAAAAGGCTGGAATCCAG TGGAGCGAGGAAGAGGAGGAGAAATTCAAGACCGGCGTTGTGGAGGCGTATGATCGAGAGGGCAGTGCCTATTATTCGTCAGCAAGACTTTGGGACGATGGTGTGATTGATCCTGCAGATACCAGAAAGATCTTAGGCCTCTGTGTTACTGCTTCCACAAATCGTAAGCCTGAGGGTACTAAATTCGGGGTTTTCAGAATGTAA